From one Rhopalosiphum padi isolate XX-2018 chromosome 2, ASM2088224v1, whole genome shotgun sequence genomic stretch:
- the LOC132918963 gene encoding uncharacterized protein LOC132918963: protein MNGPKLQPDLLEIVIRFRTHRYAFSVDIKKMYRQVLIHKEDRDYQRIMWRSDPNNEIKIYKLCTVTYGLAPAGFLAVSCVNRVAEDTANVKLKEIIKNDFCVDDCLTGADTLTEAIQLRNELISVMHKAGFELSKWTANHKNLIPDTNENEASAVSMDKESVKTLGLYWEPNSDYYTYVVQTPKTNIKVTKRDIIAGIATLFDPLGLVGPVILVGKILLQDLWREKIGRDSQIPPHMQLVWEGYISCLNELN from the coding sequence ATGAATGGTCCAAAACTACAGCCTGATCTGTTAGAAATCGTAATTCGATTTAGAACACATAGATATGCGTTTTCGgtcgatataaaaaaaatgtatcgacAAGTATTAATACACAAGGAAGATCGCGATTATCAACGCATAATGTGGAGATCCGAtccaaataatgaaattaaaatttataaattatgcacaGTTACGTACGGTTTAGCACCTGCAGGATTTTTGGCAGTAAGTTGTGTTAACCGCGTTGCTGAAGACACCGCAAACGTAAAactaaaagaaattataaaaaacgattTCTGTGTTGACGATTGTCTTACCGGAGCGGATACATTGACGGAAGCAATACAATTACGTAATGAACTAATTTCAGTTATGCATAAGGCAGGATTTGAATTATCTAAATGGACAGCAAATCATAAGAATCTAATCCCGGACACAAATGAAAACGAAGCATCGGCTGTATCAATGGATAAAGAGAGTGTGAAGACGTTGGGCTTATATTGGGAACCAAACAGTGATTATTACACCTACGTCGTTCAAACTCCGAAAACAAACATTAAGGTAACCAAAAGAGACATTATTGCTGGAATAGCAACACTATTCGATCCATTAGGTTTAGTAGGTCCAGTAATATTAGTgggcaaaatattattacaagattTATGGCGTGAAAAAATAGGACGGGACAGTCAAATTCCACCACACATGCAATTGGTGTGGGAAGGTTATATCAGTTGCTTAAATGAgctcaattaa